A region of Bicyclus anynana chromosome 15, ilBicAnyn1.1, whole genome shotgun sequence DNA encodes the following proteins:
- the LOC112044707 gene encoding uncharacterized protein C7orf50 homolog gives MGRNKKKKSDKKENIQESSENLESNNPHEDSKNSADGQEDSSETSESKTMKRLHDSEHSDTEEDESKKPKKKKKSLPVPDEATSKKNKKSKRQIKREKYAAKLALDQANAKDQTKSQCLNYLSQWKHDRQNWKFMKAKQVWLHKNKFSTHLIPESSWPIFIEYFESAKGNIKILLLEDANKIIKQMDEWTESQTNMNAAEGDTEQSESTSVVKPDDTVYKRARSIIQCLQE, from the coding sequence ATGGGCCGTAATAAGAAAAAGAAGAGcgacaaaaaagaaaacattcagGAGAGTTCAGAAAATTTGGAATCCAACAATCCTCATGAAGATAGTAAAAACAGCGCAGATGGACAAGAAGATAGCAGTGAAACTTCAGAAAGTAAGACTATGAAAAGGTTGCATGATAGTGAACATTCAGATACTGAAGAAGATGAATCAAAAAAacctaaaaagaagaaaaagtcTTTACCAGTTCCAGATGAGGCGAcaagtaagaaaaataaaaagtcaaaaCGGCAAATAAAAAGGGAGAAATATGCCGCTAAACTTGCATTAGATCAAGCAAATGCTAAGGACCAAACTAAGTCGCAAtgtcttaattatttatctcaGTGGAAACATGACAGGCAAAACTGGAAGTTTATGAAAGCCAAACAGGTTTGGCttcataaaaacaaattttcaacccaTTTAATACCAGAATCTTCTTGGccaatatttatagaatattttgAATCTGCTAAaggtaacattaaaattttacttctAGAAGATgctaataaaatcataaaacaaaTGGATGAATGGACAGAATCACAAACTAACATGAATGCTGCTGAGGGTGACACAGAACAATCTGAATCTACTAGTGTAGTGAAACCAGATGACACAGTTTATAAAAGAGCTAGAAGTATTATACAATGTTTACAGGAATAA
- the LOC112044708 gene encoding thioredoxin, mitochondrial: MLGRTLLLRNPYFAKPSLILRNLTVSSPTYDIIKIQSTDDFKAKVINSKTPVVVDFFATWCNPCKLLTPRLESIISESKGKVILAKVDIDEQTDLALDYEVSSVPVLVAIKNGKVQQRLVGLQDTDKLRKWITQFTSDDSEVNVHN; encoded by the exons atgttagGCCGAACTTTATTATTACGAAATCCGTACTTCGCCAAGCCTTCCTTAATCTTAAGAAACCTGACCGTCTCTTCACCAACCTAcgatataataaaaattcaaagtaCTGATGACTTCAAAGCTAAAGTTATCAATAGTAAAACTCCTGTTGTTGTGGATTTCTTTGCTAC atgGTGCAATCCTTGCAAGCTGCTTACGCCGCGGCTAGAGTCCATAATCTCAGAGAGTAAGGGAAAAGTGATTCTGGCCAAAGTGGATATTGATGAACAAACAGACTTAGCTCTAGATTACGAAGTTAGCTCTGTACCAGTACTAGTAGCCATCAAGAATGGTAAAGTACAACAAAGGTTGGTTGGATTGCAAGACACAGACAAGTTACGGAAGTGGATTACGCAGTTTACGTCTGATGACTCTGAAGTCAATGTCCACAATTGA